The nucleotide sequence ATTGACCTTGAAGTAGGTTATGGAGAAAAATTAACTATTATAGGTTCTTCAGGTTCAGGAAAAACAACCCTCATAAGAATGCTTATGACATTAGAAAAACCATCAAGCGGAACCATAGAAATTGAAGGAGAATCCCTATGGACTATGACGAAGAATGGAAAAATTGTTCCTGCAGATGAAGCACACCTTAGAAAAATGAGGTCAAAAGTAGGAATGGTATTTCAGCAATATAATCTGTTTCCTCACATGACAGTTTTAGATAATTGTACTATTGCGCCTATAAAAGTAAAGGGAGTGGACCCCGAAGAAGCAAAAGAGCAAGCCATTCAAATGTTAAAAAGAGTCAAAATGGCAGACAAAATCAACTACTATCCGAATCAATTGTCAGGAGGCCAAAAACAAAGAGTAGCCATTGCAAGAGCAGTTTTAATGAGGCCTAAAATCCTTCTACTTGACGAGGTTACCTCTGCTCTTGACCCAGAAATGGTAGGAGAAGTTTTAAATGTCTTAAACGAAATAGCACAAGAAGAAAAAGACATGGCTATGATTTTTGTAACTCATGAGTTGGATTTTGCCCGTGAAATATCTGACCGCATAATTTTTATAAACGAAGGATATATTCTAGAGCAGGGAAAACCCGAATCAATCCTCAATGACCCAAAAAGCGAAAGATTGCAAGCTTTCCTATCAAGATTCAAAGAAAACCGCAATTTATAACGCAGACAAAGGGGACGGTTCCTCCCGTCTGAAAAACTCAGACAAAAGGACCCGTCCCTTTTGTCTGTTTTGTATTTAAAAGAAAAATTTTTTGTGATATTATTCATTATATCTACATATCTACCTTTTATAGGAGTGAATGAGAAATGAATTTTGAAACCATAGCCAATTTGTTTGCTTTACATGGATACATCATCATTTTTTCTATTTTGACTATAGAACTAATTGGAGCTCCAACTCCTGGTGAAACCCTTCTTACTTACTGTGGTTTTTTAGTTTTCCAGGGCAAGCTAAATTATTTTTTGACTATAATAATCGCTACAGTCGCTGTTATTACAGGCATAACAACTTCTTACTTCCTTGGTATCCTTCTAAATGAAACTATTATAAGAAAATACGGCAAATACATACACCTTACTCCCAAAAATTTGGAAAAAGCTCATAAGTGGTTTGATAAATATGGAAATCATTTGCTTCTCTTTGCCTATTTTATTCCAGGTGTAAGGCACATAACAGGATATTTCTCTGGCATAACAAGGCTATCATTCTTAAAATTTGCAGTACATGCCTACCCTGGAGCATTAATATGGATAACTACATTTGTTACATTGGGAAGATTTTTAGGATATAACTGGACTTTAATCCATACACATCTTAAAAAATATTTCATTTTGGGCGGCATAGCTCTTTTAATAGCCATTTTTATTTATTATAAATATATTTTGAAAAACAAACAGCCACCCGATTCAGATAATAAAGCGTAAGCTTCCAATCTCATAGAAATGTCATTTACCTCATTTCTTGATATTGACAAAATAAAAAATACCAGCTATAATATGAAGTAAACTTCACGTGAAGTTTACTTCATATTTAGGAGGGATGTTATTGAAAAATAAAATACGAGAATATAGATTGAAGAAAGGCATGACTCAGCAACAATTAGCCGAAGCTGTACACGTCTCGACAAGAACCATTATTTCATTAGAACAAGGAAAATACAATCCATCACTAATGCTGGCGTACCGCTTGGCTGTTTTATTTGGGACAACAATTGAAGATTTGTACTGTTTAGAGGAAAATATGAAAGAGGAGGATAAAAAATATGAAAATAAAAAGTGAAAAAATTATAAATATAATCCTCGGTATTTCTTTGCTAATTGTAAGTTTTTATGCTTATATGACAAAAGGGCATGAAATAAAATTCTTAATTGCTGCTGCATTTGCCTTTGGCTTGGTGGTAATAAGCATATTTCTAGCTAGAAAAAATGAGGTTTTTAAAGATGTTTTACTTAAAAATGCAGATGAACGAGATCTTTATATTGCCATGAAAAGCGCTCAGGGCACCTTAAAGTTTATAAACAACATTTGCTGGGTTTTTGGAGTTTTATTTTTAGTACTGTATGGTATCACATCCAATTTTCTTTTTATGGTCATGGGATTAACTCTATTTGCCTTAATAGTGGTCATGTTTATAACATTACTGATTAGTCAAAATTATTATGAGAAAAATAGCTGACTATTTTGGTTATAGATGTATTTAAGCTGTTAAAAAACGCAGAAGATATCATCAAGATACTGAACGGTTCCTCCCGTCCGAAAAAAATCAGACAAAAGGAACCGTCCCCTTTGTTTGATAATAATCCTCATCTACCAGGAGGAATAAATGTACTAATTAAAACAAATAATGCTGGAACATTTGCTACCAAAACAAGAACTATTATTCGTGGTGCGATGTCGCTGATATTTTTTTTATGTAAATACTTGTAATGTTGATAAACTAAAATGTTATTAAGTATTAAGACCGTAATTAACATAAGCCTAAGAAGAATCATAAAAACACCTTCTTAAAATTGAACTCTATTAAAATAATAATCACAATGATTAGC is from Thermoanaerobacter uzonensis DSM 18761 and encodes:
- the ehuA gene encoding ectoine/hydroxyectoine ABC transporter ATP-binding protein EhuA, with translation MIVHEGTITSFDNPLVKYINVKKNFGKLQVLKGIDLEVGYGEKLTIIGSSGSGKTTLIRMLMTLEKPSSGTIEIEGESLWTMTKNGKIVPADEAHLRKMRSKVGMVFQQYNLFPHMTVLDNCTIAPIKVKGVDPEEAKEQAIQMLKRVKMADKINYYPNQLSGGQKQRVAIARAVLMRPKILLLDEVTSALDPEMVGEVLNVLNEIAQEEKDMAMIFVTHELDFAREISDRIIFINEGYILEQGKPESILNDPKSERLQAFLSRFKENRNL
- a CDS encoding DedA family protein → MNFETIANLFALHGYIIIFSILTIELIGAPTPGETLLTYCGFLVFQGKLNYFLTIIIATVAVITGITTSYFLGILLNETIIRKYGKYIHLTPKNLEKAHKWFDKYGNHLLLFAYFIPGVRHITGYFSGITRLSFLKFAVHAYPGALIWITTFVTLGRFLGYNWTLIHTHLKKYFILGGIALLIAIFIYYKYILKNKQPPDSDNKA
- a CDS encoding helix-turn-helix transcriptional regulator, with protein sequence MLLKNKIREYRLKKGMTQQQLAEAVHVSTRTIISLEQGKYNPSLMLAYRLAVLFGTTIEDLYCLEENMKEEDKKYENKK